Proteins from a genomic interval of Lycium ferocissimum isolate CSIRO_LF1 chromosome 2, AGI_CSIRO_Lferr_CH_V1, whole genome shotgun sequence:
- the LOC132048193 gene encoding uncharacterized protein LOC132048193 yields MEIIYFLSYFDIFIGRLYIFFWKILKVGDTMLKGDLHSDGGIYQGNQSGGTVKLSTKENQGGGATSAQRSHPVVEGVGLPINDPVYVVDVDKEIGVKSDAQTDGVPITPIHLNFDESQQIGDMENANL; encoded by the exons atggaaattatttactttttaagttattttgatatatttattggaagactttatattttcttttggaaaattttaaaggtCGGCGACACAATGTTAAAAGGCGACTTACATAGTGATGGTGGGATTTATCAAGGCAATCAAAGTGGCGGTACAGTAAAGCTTTCAACCAAAGAGAATCAAGGTGGTGGTGCCACTTCCGCGCAGAGGAGTCATCCAGTG gtTGAGGGAGTTGGGTTGCCAATTAATGATCCGGTTTACGTTGTTGATGTGGATAAAGAAATCGGAGTTAAAAGTGATGCACAAACGGATGGAGTGCCCATAACACCAATCCATTTAAATTTTGAT GAATCTCAGCAAATCGGCGATATGGAGAATGCTAATCTTTGA